In Streptomyces venezuelae, the sequence GGCGGAGAGGTGGGTTTGATTGCCACCAATACATTGGCGCAGGGAGATTCGCGGGAAGTTGGTCTCGACCGATTGATTGCCGAGCAGGTGGAGATTCGGCAATCCGTGAAAAGCGCTCCGTGGCCCTCGCGGAGTGCCGCGCTGGAGTACTGTGCGGTTTGGGCTACCCGGGCAACAATGGGGAATGTGCCGAGACTGGCAGACAATGTGCCGGTGTGGAAGATTAATGCGTCGCTCGATGGGGCGTCGCGGGTGTCAGGTGCGGCGGAGAGGCTAGCCGAGAATCAAGGGATATCCTTCATTGGATCGTATGTCCTAGGTTTGGGCTTTACGGTGGGGATTGACGTCGCATCGCAGTTGATCAAAAAGGATGATCGTTATCGGGCGGTGCTTTTTCCTTACCTAAGTGGGCAGGATCTTAATTCCCGTCCGGATTGCTCAGCGAGTCGATGGGTTGTCAACTTCCACGACTGGAGCGAGGAGAGATCGCGGCAATATTCTGACGTCTTTGAGATTGTTGAGAGAGATGTGAAGGCGGAGAGGCAGAGGAGGAAGCCTGACGGCTCCTATGCCTTGCGGAGTCCTCTTCCTCAGCGATATTGGCATTTTGCGGATAAGCGGCCGGCCCTCGTAAAGGCAATCTCTGGGTTGCGGAATGTTCTGGCGATTACGCTGCATACGAAAACTGTCATGCCGTCGTTGGTTCGGGCGGATCAGGTGTTCTCTCACGGCCTGGCCGTGTTTGCTTCCGATGATTTGGCGATGCTGGCTATTCTGAGTAGCGCTCCGCACTATTGGTGGGCCATAGAGCGTTCATCGACCCTGGAGACTCGAATCAGATACACGCCCTCCGATGTGTTTGAAACATTTCCGCGGCCGCGATCGAGTGTCGGACTCGAGAGAGTAGGATCCCTCCTCCACTTCCGTCGGCAGGAAGTAATGTTGCAGCGAGGTGGCCTTACTGCTACATACAATCTGGTGCACGATAATGCGTGCGAAGACATGGACATCGCTGAGCTTCGCGAGATTCATAGTGCTGTCGATGAGGAGGTTGTCCGCGCCTACGGCTGGGACGACCTCTTGAGTCAGCCGGGTGGGCTCGACCACGGGTTTCATGACACCCGGCAGGGGACTCGCTACACCGTCGGACCGGTCGTCCGGCAGGAGATTCTTGACCGGCTGCTCGAAGAGAACCAGCGGCGTTATGCGGCCGAAGTCGCTGCCGGGCTGCATGACAAGAAGGGCGCCAAGAAGAAGGCGGCGGCCCCTGCTCAGCGGAAGTCGAAGCCTCCGGAGGAGGAGCCGCCGAGCCTGTTCTGAGAACGGCGGCGGGGGAGCGGTGGGCCGGTCAGCGCCAGTGGCGTACCGGTCCGCCGCCGGCGTTCCGGTCACGGGCCACCTTTACCGCGACCCACGGGCCCAGAACGAAGACGTTCCCGTCCTCGAACTCCAGCCGTTTCCGCCGCCCCCGCAACTCCCTTACATCCCGCACCCGGTGCGGGATGCCGCCCACGGCGATCACATCACCTCGCCGCACCCCATCGGGCATGACCTCCAGGGTCTGCATCACGCGCTGCATATCCGGCCCTCCTAACGCCGAGGTGCAAGACTTCGCTTGTTGGCCTCTCGGACTTTGGCCAGCAGCGCCTCATGGCAGGCGACGCCAACAGCCGCGTCTTCGGACGGTTCGGTCTGCTCCTCCGGCTCGGGCGCCGTTGACTCCTCGGTCACTGGACGCTCTTCCTCAGAGCCGCCGCCAACTTCCACGCCACATCGGCACGGCAGCAGCCGAGTTCCACCAGCGGCGACAGATAGTCGCTCGTCAGGGACACCAGATCGACCCCGAGCGACGGCAGCACCACATCCACCCCCGCCAGCGCCTCGCGCAACTCGTCCCGTGCCGCCTCTGCCTCCCGCGTCTTCTCCGCCGAGCGCCCGCTCTTGCCCGCGTCCATGTCTGCTTGCCTCCTTGCCGATCACTGTCTTTCAGCGATGAGCATGGAGGCGTAGCGCTACGCTCACCAGGGGTAACGGTTTTCGGAGCATCGGAACGAAAACAGGAGTCGTCAGTGCCCGCACCGAAAGAACTCGACCCGAGCGCCTCCCTCGCCGCGCTCTACGGTGCGAAGCTGCGCAAGCTGCGCATCCGCGCCGGGCTCACGCAGCGGCAGCTCGGCGACAAGGTTCCGATCGCTCACAGCAGGATCGCCCAGTTCGAGCTGGGTAACGACACCCCTCCCGAGGACGTCAACGTCAAGTTGGACGGGTTACTCAATGCCGACGGCGACCTGGTCGATCTCTGGGGGCACATCAAGCGGACGCCGTACCCCGACTGGGCGCAGAAGTTCATGGCCTATGAGGCGAGGGCGAGCGCCATGCACAAGTACATGGCCCACAGCGTGCCTGGTCTCCTTCAGACCGAGGCCTATGCCCGCGAACTGCTCAGGCTTGGCCTGCCTTGGTGTACAGGTGCCGAGGTGGAGGAGAAGGTGGCTGCGCGGATGGAACGGCAAGCGCTCCTTCAGCGCAAGCAGCCGCCTTTGCTCTGGGTAGTGCTCGATGAAGCGGTGATCCGTCGGCCAGTTGGCGGGGGACCAGTCATGAGGGAGCAGTTGGCCAGAGTTGCCGAGGCTGCGTTGACTCCGCGTATCGAGATCCAGGTGCTGCCATTCGGTGCGGGCGGTCACTCGGCCATGGGAGGTTCTCTCACTGTACTGTCGTTCGAGAACGGGCCTGACGTGGCCTATCTGGAAGCCGGTCACTCCGGTGAACTGGTGGAGGACAGGGCCATGGTGGCGCAGCACTCGTATCGTTACGATCTTGTGCATGCCCAGGGTCTGTCCCCCGAGGCGTCAACCGCTTTGATCCGGAAGGCGATGAAGGAGTTCGCATCATGAGTGCCGCAGGGATAGACACGTCGATCCTGTCTTGGCGCAAGAGCACCTACAGCGATGGCGGCGGCGGTGACTGCGTGGAGGTCGCCGACTGCGTCCCCGGCGTCGTCCCCGTTCGGGACAGCAAGGCGCCCGCCGGGCCCGTGATCCTCGTCGGGGACGTGGCCTGGAGTGCCTTCGTGCGGCACGTCCGAGAGGTGTAGGGCGGGCTGCCGCCGGGGCGCGGAATCCTGGACCCCGGTGCGGCGCGGCGCCCTTCAAAGGAGCGGGAGAGAACCCACCCAACCAAACCCGGGCCCCAACTCCCCTCGCCACACGATCGGGTGAAGGACGCGACGCGGACCCTGACCGGTGGGGTACGGTCGGCCGCAACAACCCCATACACACAGACGGCCCCCGACAGGACTGCAATCCTGACGAGGGCCTGACCGATCCGGAAGAGTAGACCTTCCCGATGGCTGATCCGCAGTCTAACGCGGTCGCGCCCGCGCGCCCCGCGAATCCGATCCCCGCCGACGCGCCCAGCGCCGGCGTGATCCACTTCCGTCATCGCCACATCGACCGGTTCACGGTCGTCGGCAATCACTTGGCCCAGCATCCGCAGCTCTCCGCCGTCGCGATCGGGCTTGCCGTCTACATCCAGTCCGTTCCGGACGGGGTCAGCGTGACCGCCAAGGCCCTCACCCTCCGCTTCCGCGAGGGCGAGATCACCATCCGCAGGGCCCTCAACGAGCTTGAGGAAGCCGGGTATCTGGAGCGGCGGCGGATTCCCCTCGGCGGCGGCCGGTTCGCGACCCGCACTCTTGCGTATGACAAGCCCGGCTGTGTCGTAGTTCCCGAGGCCGCGCCAGTTCCGCAGCAACCCACTGTGCCCCGCACCGACCCCGAGCCCGCCCCGCCCGCCCCCACGGGACCGGCGGCGGACCTCCTGGCCCGACTGCGGACGGTCGACGCCCGCCTGATCCTCTCGGTGCGGGACGTCCAGCGGCTGAGCCCCGCCGTCGAGGAGTGGCTCGCCCGGCATGCGACCACCGAGCAGATCACCCGCACCCTCACCGCCAACCTGCCTCCCGCACCGGTCCCCATCCACCACCCGCCCCGCTTCCTGGAGCACCGACTCACCACCCTTCTGCCACCCCCGCTCCCGGTGGCCGCACCTGAGCCGCACCGCCCACGGCCCGCGCCCTTCATCACGTGCGACGGCTGCGAACGCGCCTTCCGCAGCAACGTTCCTGACGCCCGGTGCGGGGACTGCGGGCCCGCTCCGGACCGGTCCGTCGCGTGAGTACGTGCGCCCGCTCCTGATGGATCCGGGCTTTGCCCTGGTCAGGACAGGGGAGAACGGTGATCATGGAGTGACTGTCAGTGGGGGCCCGTAACGTCGAGCGAGTCAGTCACCGACCGTGGCCGCCTGCCCCCGTCTCTGGAGTGTCGCCCGACCATGACGTCCACCGCGCCGTACGCCTCCACCTCCCTCGCCGACCTCCTGCCCGCCGTCCGCTACGCCGATCCGCAACTCCTCGCCGCCCGGCTGGAAGACGTACGGCTTCCGCTCGGCTGGTGGCACGCAACACCGTTGATGGAGATCGAGCGCGTCATCGGCGCCGAGGCGCTCAGCCACCAGGTGGCGCAGGCGCTGCGGTCCCTGTGGCCGCACGTGGAGCTCGGGGACGTGGTTCCCGTACTGCGACTGCTCGGGAGCCCGGGAGTCGAGCCGGGCAAGACGGTGGCGCAGGTCGCCCGGGAGGCCGGGCCCGGGGTCGTGGACGGGGACCGGGTGCTCGCGGCGGTGTTCGGCGCGATCCTCGACCGGCTGCACCAGCGCGGCGTACCTCGGGAGGAGAGCGAGGGAGCATGCGTACGGGACGCCGTGTCCGTGATCGCCCGGTGGCTGCCGGCGGACGCACCGGCCGAGGTGCGTGCCGCGCTCGCCGTGCTCCAGGGGTTGGAGGAGCAGCCCGAGGACGAGCCGGTGCCGCAACCGGTGGCGGTGCCGGTGGCGGTCCCCGAGGCCGTCGAGGCGCCGAGCGGGGAGCAGCCCGAGTACGCGGAACTTCCGGCGCCGCGTGAGGCCTTCGACGACCACGAACCGGCCGTGGAGGCCGAGGACCCGGACGTCGTCGACGCTCCAGTTCCGGCGGCCACCGCCGCCCCCGCGCTGATGGCCGAGCCGTTCGCCGCGCTGACGCGCCTGGTCGGCGGCTGGGACGAGCGCGCGCTCGTGATCGCCGGGCAGCGGATGTTCGCCGACGAGCCGGTGAAGCTCCAGGACCTGGGCGAGCGGTTCTCCGTCAGCCGGGAGCGGGTCCGGCAGTTGGAGCGCGCCGTCGCCGACTCGCTCACGCAGTGGATGGTGGCCGACGAGGACGGCCGGGCCTTCGCCGGGCACCTGGCCGCCGTGGCCGAACGGCTCGGCACCGTCGGCCAGGTGGCCGAGGTGCACGCGCTGCACCCGGACCACGCCCGCACCGTGGAGGCGGTGGGCGTGCCGCTCGGGGACGTCGTGGCGCGGCTGCTGCCCGGCGGGACCCTCGTCGGGACCTGGATCGTGCAGGGCGACGCTGCGGCCCTGCGGGCGGTCATGCAGGAGGACCTGCTCGCCGCCTGCGGGGACACCCCGTTGGCCTGGGACGAGGCGGTCGCCCTCGGACAGCGGTACGGAGTGCGCCGTGAGGTGCTCGCCGACTGGGCGGCCGACCTCGGACGCTTCCAGGTGCGGGACGGACGGCTGCTGTACTGGGGGCGTTCGCTCAACGACCGCGCCGCCGTCGTGCTCGCCCTGCATGGGAAGCCGATGTCCATGGAGGACATCCACGAACAGCTCGCCGACGGCAGCGCCATCAACAGCATGCGCAACCAGATCTGGACCGACGAGCGCTTCCTCCGCGTCGACCGCAACCTGTACGGACTGCGCGCGTGGGGCGGCGAGGAGTACCTCGGGATCCGGGAGATGATCGCCCGCGAGATCGCCAACGCGGGCGGGGAAGCCGAGGTGAACGTGATCGCCGAGGCCCTCAGCGCCCGCTTCGACGTATCGGCGGCATCGGTCCGCACCAACCTCGGTGGACCCGGCTTCGCCCGCACCCGCCGCGGCTGGGTCCGCGTCGCCGACCAGCCCGGTGAACAGGACGCGCCGTACGTGCCGCGCAACGACGTCGCCGGTACGCGACGCTGCTTCGTCGGAGCCGACGGACGCTGGTGGTACCGGGTGGAACTGACCGCCGACCACCTGCGCGGCTCCGGCTTCCCGGTGCCCGCCGGCTGGGCCGCCCACATCGGCGGAGCCCCGCACCGGGACCCGGTCCCGCTGCGCCACGAGGCGGGGGAGACCTCCCTGGCCTGGCGGGCCCAGCCCACCTTCGGCTCGGTGAAGCCGCTGCTGGAGCACATCGGGGCGACCGCGGGCGACCAGGTTTTCCTCAACGTGACCGACGGCCACCTCAGCGCGCTGCGGCTGCCCACGCCGGCGGACGGACCCGGTCCCGACGGCGGCGCCGCCCGGCTCACCGGCTGGACGGCCGCGGTGACTCCGGCGGAGGCGGTGGAGGTGATCGCACGGCGGATCGGGATGGAGCCCGGCCAGGAAGGTCATGCACTGCTGGAGCGGCTGGCCGAGCGCGGGGACAAGGACATCGCCGAACTGCTCGAACGGGCCTTGTCAGGAGCCGTACCGGCCTTCTGACGTCAGCGGTGCTCGATAGCATCGCAACCGTGACCGGCTGTCACGGTCCGGGCGGCGTCGGCCGCGCTGTGGGGAGGGGCCCGCGAGGGCACCGCGCGAGGGACGGAAGAGGGATGCACTGATGGCGACGGGCAAGACCGCCGAAGGGGCGAGGAGCGGGAGCGGCTCCCTGGAGGAGGACCTCCTCCAGCGGGTCCGCGAGGTGGCGCAGGACTTCGTCCCGGCGTCCTCGTACGAGATCCGGGACGACCTGGGCGAGCTCATCAGCCGGGACCTGCTGGGCCCGTGGGACGGACCGGACGAGGAGTTCGACCACCGGGCGGCCGGTCCCCGCGACCGGTACCTCGTCGGGCGGATCGGCCCGAAGCGGGCCCTGAGCACCACCCTCGCCGCTGCCGACGAGCAGCTCCTCGACGACTCCGACGGGGAGGGCGACGGCACCGACCAGGGACTCCCGGAACGGCTCACCGCCCAGAACGCGGGGCGGATGTGGGCCTCGTCGATGGGCCTGATGTTCGGCCTCCCGGCGACGGACGACGCGGCGGCGGTGACCGTACGGGTGCGCTGGGGCCAGTACCACCGCTCGCAGGTCCTGAACGAGGAAGGCGTCGCGCGGTCCACCTGGACCCGGGAGCAGGTGGAGAAGCTCGTCACCGTCCCGGTCGACGGAGCGCCCCGCCAGGTCCTGCCGCTCACCGCCGACCAGGAGGACGCCCCCGGCGTACGGCTGGTCGCGGAGGTACGCAACCGGCCGGGTGCCGCGGGACCGAGCCGCGTCGTCGAGCTGTCGCTCGTCAACGCGCAGGACGAACCCCAGCAGGCCAAGGACGCGGCCTGGCTGTTCCAGGCCGAGCTGCACGTCACCGCGGCCGACGGCGGGGCGCCGGTCTTCCTGCCGATCTCCGACCCGCTGGACGAGGCCGAGGAGGCCGCCCAGGACGGCCTGGGCGCGGCCGACCTGGAAGAGCAGCACCTGACGCTGCTGTACCGCAACCACCTGAAGCACGCGGCGGGCCGCAACGTGGCCGTGGCGGTCGCCCTCGACAAGGGCGAGCGCCGCGCCCACGCCCTCACGACCACCTGGCTGCCGGTCCACGACGTGCCGGCCACGATCGCCCCGACCGGGGCCGACGCGCAGCACCTGGACGGCATCGAGCTGTCCATGGACGAACTCGCCGTGCTGCCCCCGGCCGCGCTGAGCGAGGCCCTGGCTCCGCTCGCCAACGGCTACAGCGCCTGGCTCGACGAGCGCGAGGCGCAGGCGGAGCAGCTGACCGGGGCGCTGCGCACCAGTGCCCTCGACGCGGTGTCCCGGGCCCGGGACGTCGCCGTCCGGATCACCCTCGGCGTGGACGCCCTCGCGGACCCCGAACGCCCCGAGGTGCTGGAAGCGTTCCGCTTCGCCAACCGGGCGATGGCCCTGCAGCGCAAGCACACCGCCATCGCGGCGCTGCGGGAGCGGGAGGGCGTCACCTTCCAGGAGGCCAAGAAGCGCATCGACGCCAAGGGTGCGGAAGCCGCATCGTGGCGCCCGTTCCAGCTGGCCTTCGTCCTCCTCAACCTCCGGGCGCTGGCCGACCCGACGCTGAAGGAGCGCGAGGCGGGTCCGGACGGCATCGTCGACCTGCTCTTCTTCCCGACCGGTGGCGGCAAGACCGAGGCCTACCTCGGGCTCGCCGCCTTCACCTTCGCCATCCGCCGCCTCCAGGGGACGATCGGCACGGGGGAGGACGCCCGAAGCGGCGAGGCCGGCGTCGCCGTGCTGATGCGGTACACCCTGCGGCTGCTGACCGCCCAGCAGTTCCAGCGGGCGGCGGCGCTGATCTGCGCCGCCGAAGTGCTGCGCCGCGAGGCCTACGACGGCGGCGACGTCCGCTGGGGGACCACCCCCTTCCGGATCGGCCTCTGGGTGGGCGGTGCGGTCTCCCCGAACAGTTTCGACGAGGCCCAGAAGCAGATCGGCGAGGCCAAGGACGCCGGGGACGGCAAGGGCGCCAAGGTGCTCCAGACGCTGGCCTGCCCCTGGTGCGGCTCCGCACTGAGTGCCCAGCGTGACCTGCACGCCGACGACGACCTGCGCCGCGTCCTGCTCTACTGTCCCAACGGCGAGGGCAAGCAGGCCTGTCCGTTCTCGCAGCGCCGTTCGCCGGGTGAGGGACTGCCCATCCTGACGGTGGACGAGGAGATCTACCGGCTGGCCCCCAGCCTGCTGATCGCCACCGTCGACAAGCTGGCCCAGCTGCCCTGGCGCGGCCAGGCCGGCATGCTGTTCGGGCGGGTCTCCGACCTCTGCCCCAGGCACGGCTACCGGCACGCGGACCTCGACACCCGCACCAAGTGCGGGGACAAGCACCAGGCCAAGGGCAAGCACCCGGCCGTGAAGAGCAAGCCGGTGACGCGGCTGCGCCCGCCGGACCTGATCATCCAGGACGAACTCCACCTGATCTCGGGCGCGCTGGGCACCACCGTCGGCCTCTTCGAAGCGGCCGTCGACGAGCTGTGCGGCTGGCAAGCACAGGACGCCTACGGCACCACCGTCCGCGTCGGCCCCAAGATCGTGGCCTCGACGGCGACGACCAAGCGGTCGGCGGACCAGATCAGCGGCGTCTTCGCCCGTAAGTCGGCGATCTTCCCGCCCCAGGTCATCGACATCGGCGACACCTTCTTCTCCCAGCAGGTCGAGCTGTCGAAGGAGGCGCCGGGGCGGCGCTACCTGGGCATCTGCGCCCACGGCGTCCGTATGAAGCAGGCCGAGATCAGGGTCGCCGAGATCCTCTTCCTGGCCGGCCAGACCCTCTTCGACCGGCACGGCAAGCCCGCCGACCCCTACATGACGCTCGTCGGCTACTTCAACGCCACGCGGGAACTCGCCGGTATGCGGCGCTTCCTCGACGACGACATCGCCACCCGCGTACGCATCCACGGTACCCGCAAGGGCCTGTCGAACCGCCTCCTGCGCCGCACGGAGATGCTGTCCGTCCAGGAGCTGACCTCGCGCATCTCCTCCGCGGACATCACGGAGGTGCTGTCCCGGCTGGAAGTGTCCTTCGACGAGTCCATGGACACCACCGTGCGGCGGCAGGCGGTCGCCGACGAGCTGCGCGAGGCCGCCCAGCACAAGCAGCGCATCGACTTCTCGAAGCTCGGGCTGCGCAACGAGGGCACGGGAGCGGTCGACGCGGTGATCGCCACGTCCATGCTCCAGGTGGGGGTCGACGTCTCCCGCTTCGGCCTCATGATGGTCGTCGGCCAGCCCAAGAACACCGCCGAGTACATCCAGGCGTCCTCGCGCGTGGGCCGCACCGCCGAACGCCCGGGCCTGGTGGTCACGCTCTACAACTGGACGCGGCCGCGCGACCTGGCGCACTTCGAGAACTTCGGGCACTACCACGCCACCTTCTACCGGCAGGTCGAAGCCCTCTCCGTCACCCCGTTCGCCCGCCGGTCCCTGGACCGGACGACGGCGGCGGCGTGGATCGCCGCCGTGCGCAACGCGACCACGCCCCACTCCCGCAACCACGACGCCTACGACCTCGACCTCGACGGCCCCGTCGCGCAGCAGGTCACCGGGCGGTTCCTGGCCCGCGCCGAGACCGTCGGCGGGCCGCGCGCCCGCAAGTACCTCGCGGAACGCATCGAAGTCCTCAAGGACGCCTGGGCGCACAAGAAGCAGGGCTCAGCACGCCTCGGATACGAGGAGGCGGCCTGGCAGGGCCAGCGGCTCAGCGGGCTGCTCAACAGGGCCACCGGCGCCACCTGGGACGAGCTCACGGTCGCGCAGTCGATGCGCGAGACGGAGAACGAGATCAACCTGCTGGTGCCGGGAGCCGGCCTCTACGACGTGGTCGGCGGAGCACCCGCATGGAGCTACGCGCCCGGGGCGGGCCAGTCCGGCGCCGACGGCGAGGACTCGCCCGAGGGAGACGAAACGGGCGCCGTACTGGACGGCAAGGCCGCCACGGCAGGCGGGCAGGGGAAGAAGGCGTGAGCATGACGGACAAGACACAGCACCGGCGCCGGGTCGGATCCGTACGCCCCAGCCACCTGATGTACACGGGCGGTGTGGGCGCTCTGGTCGACCTGCCCAACTTCGCCGTCCTGGTGCGGGGCATCGACGACTGGCAGTACGACGCGTTCGAGTGGGCGGACCTGAAGGAACCGCGGCTGCTGCGGGCCGTGAACGGCCTGATTGGAGACCCGTACGGCGCCCAGGTCACCCAGTTGCGGCCCGCGCCCTGGACGGACGGCACGGACAGCGACCCCAACGGCCCCGCATCCCGGGTCGGCGTCCCCGTCCTGCCCTTCCCCCAGTGGCTGCGCTGTACCGCGTGCAACGCCCTCGGCGGCCTCGACTCCAAGATCTTCAAGTTCGAGAACGCCAAGCCCCGGCGCCCCGACCAGGCGCGCTTCTTCCACGACAACTGCACCGCCAAGCGCAAGGGCAAGCGCCCGCTCGCCGTCGCGGCGCGCTTCGTCCTGGTCTGCCAGGCCGGACACCTGGACGACTTCCCCTACGCGTCGTTCGTCCACCGCGGCGGGAACTGCGCGGAGGCCAGCCACCCGCGGCTGGAGATGCTCGACCACGGCGGCAACCAGGCGGCCAACGTCAAGGTGCGCTGCGTGAACTGCAGCAGCGAGCGCAACATCCGCGACGCCATGGGACAGCGCGGCGAGATCACCCTGCCCCACTGCCGGGGCCGCCACCCCCACCTGGCGACCTTCGACCCGGCAGGCTGCAAGCAGCGGCCCAAGCCGCTCGTCATCGGTGCCTCGAACCAGTGGTTCGCGCAGACGCTGAGTGTCCTGGCGGTGCCGCCGACCAGCGGCAGCGCCCTGCAGGGCAAGGTGGAACAGCTCTGGGAGCAGTTGCAGAAGGCGAAGTCGCAGGAGTTCCTCGACATGGTCTGGGAGCTCCCGCAGTTCAAGCCGCTGCACCAGTGGAGCCAGTCCGAGGTGTTCGAAGCCATCGAGGCGCACCGCGCCGCGGCCGCGGAGACCCAGTCCTCGGAGGCCGTCTCGTACCCGGACCTGCTCACCCCCGAGTGGGAGATCTTCACCAGTCCGCAGCTTCCCGAGCCGACCGAGGACTTCGCGCTGCGCGACGTAACTGTACCGGCGGCCCTCAACGGGGTCTTCTCCCACGTCGTCCAGGCGGAACGGCTGCGGGAAGTACGGGCGCTGATCGGGTTCACCCGGCT encodes:
- a CDS encoding helix-turn-helix domain-containing protein; this translates as MPAPKELDPSASLAALYGAKLRKLRIRAGLTQRQLGDKVPIAHSRIAQFELGNDTPPEDVNVKLDGLLNADGDLVDLWGHIKRTPYPDWAQKFMAYEARASAMHKYMAHSVPGLLQTEAYARELLRLGLPWCTGAEVEEKVAARMERQALLQRKQPPLLWVVLDEAVIRRPVGGGPVMREQLARVAEAALTPRIEIQVLPFGAGGHSAMGGSLTVLSFENGPDVAYLEAGHSGELVEDRAMVAQHSYRYDLVHAQGLSPEASTALIRKAMKEFAS
- the drmB gene encoding DUF1998 domain-containing protein, giving the protein MTDKTQHRRRVGSVRPSHLMYTGGVGALVDLPNFAVLVRGIDDWQYDAFEWADLKEPRLLRAVNGLIGDPYGAQVTQLRPAPWTDGTDSDPNGPASRVGVPVLPFPQWLRCTACNALGGLDSKIFKFENAKPRRPDQARFFHDNCTAKRKGKRPLAVAARFVLVCQAGHLDDFPYASFVHRGGNCAEASHPRLEMLDHGGNQAANVKVRCVNCSSERNIRDAMGQRGEITLPHCRGRHPHLATFDPAGCKQRPKPLVIGASNQWFAQTLSVLAVPPTSGSALQGKVEQLWEQLQKAKSQEFLDMVWELPQFKPLHQWSQSEVFEAIEAHRAAAAETQSSEAVSYPDLLTPEWEIFTSPQLPEPTEDFALRDVTVPAALNGVFSHVVQAERLREVRALIGFTRLDAPDPEDPTLVARAPLSRSRVPAWVPASEVRGEGIFLRVSDELMADWEQRVADTAALKAHRDAYVEFRRNRYSGRVEDTDDPLRGWPGARYIALHTLSHLLIRAISLECGYSSASLSERIYAGREDDRRTGILIYTAVPDAEGTLGGLVALAEPEKFSRVVRRALHDAERCSSDPLCADRLPHPPHEDFLHGAACHVCLFVSETTCERGNRFLDRRFIVPIDDPDLVLLKGLT
- the drmA gene encoding DISARM system helicase DrmA, which codes for MATGKTAEGARSGSGSLEEDLLQRVREVAQDFVPASSYEIRDDLGELISRDLLGPWDGPDEEFDHRAAGPRDRYLVGRIGPKRALSTTLAAADEQLLDDSDGEGDGTDQGLPERLTAQNAGRMWASSMGLMFGLPATDDAAAVTVRVRWGQYHRSQVLNEEGVARSTWTREQVEKLVTVPVDGAPRQVLPLTADQEDAPGVRLVAEVRNRPGAAGPSRVVELSLVNAQDEPQQAKDAAWLFQAELHVTAADGGAPVFLPISDPLDEAEEAAQDGLGAADLEEQHLTLLYRNHLKHAAGRNVAVAVALDKGERRAHALTTTWLPVHDVPATIAPTGADAQHLDGIELSMDELAVLPPAALSEALAPLANGYSAWLDEREAQAEQLTGALRTSALDAVSRARDVAVRITLGVDALADPERPEVLEAFRFANRAMALQRKHTAIAALREREGVTFQEAKKRIDAKGAEAASWRPFQLAFVLLNLRALADPTLKEREAGPDGIVDLLFFPTGGGKTEAYLGLAAFTFAIRRLQGTIGTGEDARSGEAGVAVLMRYTLRLLTAQQFQRAAALICAAEVLRREAYDGGDVRWGTTPFRIGLWVGGAVSPNSFDEAQKQIGEAKDAGDGKGAKVLQTLACPWCGSALSAQRDLHADDDLRRVLLYCPNGEGKQACPFSQRRSPGEGLPILTVDEEIYRLAPSLLIATVDKLAQLPWRGQAGMLFGRVSDLCPRHGYRHADLDTRTKCGDKHQAKGKHPAVKSKPVTRLRPPDLIIQDELHLISGALGTTVGLFEAAVDELCGWQAQDAYGTTVRVGPKIVASTATTKRSADQISGVFARKSAIFPPQVIDIGDTFFSQQVELSKEAPGRRYLGICAHGVRMKQAEIRVAEILFLAGQTLFDRHGKPADPYMTLVGYFNATRELAGMRRFLDDDIATRVRIHGTRKGLSNRLLRRTEMLSVQELTSRISSADITEVLSRLEVSFDESMDTTVRRQAVADELREAAQHKQRIDFSKLGLRNEGTGAVDAVIATSMLQVGVDVSRFGLMMVVGQPKNTAEYIQASSRVGRTAERPGLVVTLYNWTRPRDLAHFENFGHYHATFYRQVEALSVTPFARRSLDRTTAAAWIAAVRNATTPHSRNHDAYDLDLDGPVAQQVTGRFLARAETVGGPRARKYLAERIEVLKDAWAHKKQGSARLGYEEAAWQGQRLSGLLNRATGATWDELTVAQSMRETENEINLLVPGAGLYDVVGGAPAWSYAPGAGQSGADGEDSPEGDETGAVLDGKAATAGGQGKKA
- a CDS encoding DUF397 domain-containing protein, which produces MSAAGIDTSILSWRKSTYSDGGGGDCVEVADCVPGVVPVRDSKAPAGPVILVGDVAWSAFVRHVREV